From Paralcaligenes sp. KSB-10:
CTGGTACATCTGCATTAACTGATCGATATTGAGCAGGTCTTCTGTAAATACTTCGAATTTTTTTGCGCCCGCGTTGTCGGCGACAAACGATCCCATGCCGCGGCGGGTTTCAATCAGGCCATTGAGCTTAAGTCGTGCAATGGCCTCCCTGACTACATTGCGGCTGACCTTGAAGCTTTCGGACAGCTCGTATTCGGTGGGCAGCTTCTCTCCCTCCTTGAAATCGCCGGCAATAATTCTCAGCCTGATTTGCCGTGCGATGGCGTCGGGCAGGTTCTTGGGTCGATCGAATGCAGCAAACATGATTCAGCTCGTAAAAGTTGCGGATACCGGATTAAATCACTCCGTCGACTTTCAGCGTCTTGATTTGTTCGGGTGACAGGCCAAGCGAGGCGAAAATCTGGTCATTGTGCTCGCCCTGTTCCGGAGCCGGTGTCAATTCTCCTGTTGTTGAGCGGCTGAATTTCACGGCTTGTCCCATGATTTGTATATCGCCCAGCTTGGGGTGTTTCACATGCTGGGCCATCTCCAGATGCCGTACCTGCTCGTTCTGGAATGTTTGATCCATCGTCAGGATGGGGCCGCAGGGGACGCCTTCGCTGTTCATCAAGGCGATCCATTCCTCGGTTGGCCTCGATTGGGTCCGCTGTGCGATGGCCTCGGCCAGCGCCTTGCGGTTTGCCGCGCGCAAGGGAACGGTTACGAACCGCGCATCGCTCGTCAATTCTTCCGCCCCTATCACTTTGCATAAGCGAGCGAACATATCGTTGCCCATGGCGGCAATGTTCATATGGCCGTTTTGAGTAGGAAATACGCCTGTCGGGCTGCTGGTAGGGTGATCGTTGCCGCTTTGAGCCGGAATTTCCTTCTTCATCAACCAACGCATAGCCTGAAAATCCATCATCCAGACTTGCGATTGCAGGAGTGAGGTCTGTACCCACTGGCCTTCGCCCGACTGCTCGCGCTCCAACAGGGCGATAAAAATCCCTATCGCGCAGAACAGGCCGGCAGTCAGATCGGCGACAGGGATTCCGGCGCGCATGGGGCCGCGGCCGGGTTCTCCGGTGACGGACATCATGCCGCCTATGCCTTGCGCGATCTGATCCAGGCCGGGCCGTTTGCTATAGGGGCCATCCTGGCCGAAACCCGAAACACTGGCGTAGACGATGCGGGGGTTGATCTTCTTCAGGGATTCATAATCGATCCCCAATTGATGCTTGACGCTGGGTCGATAATTTTCCACGACTACATCGGCTTTTTTCACAAGCTCCAGAAACAAGGCCTTGCCTTGAGGGTGTTTCAGGTTCAGGGTGATGCTTTTTTTATTTCGGTGCGTGTTTTGATAGTCGGCAACCTGGGCAGAGCCGCCGGGTTTGTCGTCTTCTTTAAGGCTGGGGTCTTCGATTTTGATGACATTGGCGCCCCAGTCCGCAAATTGCCGCACCGCGGCGGGCCCCGACCGGACGCGAGTCAGGTCCAGGACAGTAAAACGTTCTAGTGGCTTCACGGAGACATTCCTTGGGAGGCAGTTGTAGGTTGTTGGACATTCTACATATTCGCCAGGCCAGTCGTCAATATGCCTTGATTTCGTTTTCGATTGCCTTGGTTTCAATTCTGTATATAGAATTATTTATTGCAAATATCTTATATAATGAAATTGTTGTATGTGTGATTTTTAGTTTTGACAATACACAACTTTGTATACGTTTCCGTGCATGAACATAATTTAGTGGCTTTCAATTGATGAGACCGAATTGAAATCAATGCCTGCAGGCTCATTCCGGCCACTAAGTCCATGCCGTTACCGCGTCATAACGTTTGGAAGCTGGTGTAAATCCAGCGCGGTCGCGCCACTGTTACCGGTTGCACATCAACCGGAAGTCAGACCCGGACGTTGTATTCTTTATTTCATTTTTTGGGGCGCGAAACCCCTGGGGGTGGCAGCATGGACGCTGTTCGCATTACGATTCCTTTCATCAGAACTATTTCCTGTCTCTCCATTCGCTCACGCGCCGGCTGCGGGCTTGTGCCTTGCTAGCGGGCGTCAAAACACGCCCTGAATCCTGAAAAATCCGGGTAACAGCCGGAAAGTCAAATTCAATAGAATGGAATTCAAATGAAAATACGGAAAATAGCGGGCGCATTGGGCGCCGAGATTTCGAACATCGATCTATCCGCCGGACTTGGGCCCGCGCAGGCAGGGGATATCCGGCAGGCGCTGCTGGATCACCAGGTTATTTTCCTGCGTGAGCAGGATCTCACGCCGCAGCAATTTCTGGATTTTGCGCGGGCGATGGGAGAACCAGTCGAATATCCGTTCGTCAGGGGAATAGAAGGTTTTCCGCAAATCATCGAAGTCAAAAAGCTTGAAAACGAAAAGGTGAATTTCGGCGGGGTCTGGCACTCGGACACTACTTATCTCGAAGTGCCTCCCATGGGTTCGATGCTGCTGTCGCGCGAAGTGCCGCCCTACGGTGGCGACACGCTTTTCGCCAATCAGCAGCTTGCTTATGAGACCTTGTCCGACACCATGAAGGGCCTGCTCGATGGCCTCATCGGCATCAGCACATCGGCCAAAGCCGATGTCTCGCGTACGCGTGAGGACCGTATCAGAACGGACGGCAAGAACGACATTCGCCAAGACTATATAGCCGAGCATCCCATTGTTCGTACACATCCCGAAACCGGACGCAAAAGCCTTTATGTGAACATTGCGCACACGGCGGGCATCAAAGGCATGACCGACGAGGAATCCACCCCCATACTCCAGTTTTTGTTCCAGCACCAGATCCGGCCGGAATTCACCTGCCGTTTTGTGTGGACGCGGCATGCTATCGCGTTCTGGGACAATCGCTGCGCCATGCATAATCCGGTCAATGACTATCACGGCTTTCGACGCTCCATGCTCCGGATCACGCTCAAGGGCGACCGGCCGCGCTGAGGGCTTGCTGAATACCCCAGGATAAAACAGTCGCCTTGCCACCCTGGGGCGCACGCAATGGCCGATACTGCTTCCTCATCTATATGCGGCATTCGGCCGACGGGGGAAGCGTATGTCCTTGGCAGTGTTGGCGAGCCGGGCTTTATATGGCCTCGAGGCCTTGCCGGTACGCGTTGAGGTCCATGTGGGGCCAGGCCTGCCGGCCTTCAATGTCGTGGGCCTGCCCGATACCGGTGTGCGGGAAAGCCGCGAGCGTGTGCGTTCGGCGATTATCAGCAGCGGACTGGAATTTCCGGCCGGGCGCATCACGGTCAACCTGGCACCCGCCGATCTTCCCAAGGAATCGGGCCGTTTCGACCTCCCCATAGCGCTTGGAGTTCTGCTGGCTTCGGGCCAGGTTTCCGTCTCCGACGGCGGTGCGTCCGGAGCGGCGGCTGAAATCGATCTGTCCGGGTACGTATTTGCCGGCGAGCTGTCTCTGACCGGCGCGGTGGTCTCTGTCGGTGCGCCGCTGGCCATAGCGCTGGCCGTGGCGCGCACTGAGCCCTCGGCCTGCCTTGTATTGCCGACAGCCTGCGCAGGCGTCGCGGCTCGCGTGCCGGGCCTGACGGTGTTGGCGGCCAGTAGTCTGCTGGATGTTGTCGCGCATTTCTCGGGAATGGCCAATTTACCAGTGGCCCAGGCCGCCGTATTGCCTGCCGGTACACCCAAGGCGCCATGCCTGTCCGATGTGCGCGGGCAGACCATGGCTCGCCGCGCGCTGGAAATTGCGGCGGCGGGAGGGCATAGCTTGCTGATGGCGGGGCCTCCGGGAACCGGGAAAAGCATGCTGGCGCACCGCCTGCCGGGTTTGCTGCCGCGCTTGAACTCGCAGCAGGCCCTTGAAGTGGCTGCCTTGAGCAGTATCAGCGGCCGCGAGCACTCCATCAGTAATTTTCCGCCATTTCGAGCGCCCCATCACTCCGCCTCCGCGGCGGCTTTGGTGGGCGGGGGCATGTATCCCAAACCGGGCGAAATCAGCATGGCTCATCACGGGGTTCTGTTCCTCGACGAGTTGCCCGAGTTCGAGCGGCGCGTGCTGGAATCCCTGCGCGAACCCATCGAAACAGGCTGGGTCTCGATTGCCCGTTCATCGAGAACACTTATGTTTCCCGCTTCCTTTCAACTGATTGCGGCCATGAATCCTTGTCCTTGCGGCTGGCTGGGACATAAAAGGATGCGTTGCGTATGCAGCCCGGATCGAATTGAAAAGTATCGCGGCAAACTGTCGGGGCCCTTGCTCGACCGTATCGACCTGCAAATAGCATTGGTTGCGGCCGATGGCGACTGGCTGGAAGCTCCTGTAGGTGAAGCCTCCGAGCCGGTGCGCGAGCGGGTGGAGCGCTGCCGCGAGCGTCAGATCATGCGGCAGGCTCAACCCAATGCCAAACTCGGTGTTGGCGATCTGGATACATATTGCGTGTTGGAAGAGGGTGCCAAAACACTGCTCAAGCAGGCCATGCTGCGCTGGAATTGGTCGGCGCGCGTGGTGCATCGTGTGCTGCGGGTAGCGCGCACGCTGGCCGACCTGAGCTCGCTCGAAGTCATCGGGGCAATGCACATTGCAGAGGCGATACAATATCGCCAGCCATGGGGAAGCCGCCCCCATGATTGAGGCCGGAAGCTTCCGCTGCAAGCCACGAGCGGGGCGCGCGCCGCCCTGGTGTGTTGTTTACGACCCGCATAAAGGCCGCGATGGGGCGCTTTTTGCGCCTTGTGTCGGCAATCGATTAGACAATGGCTCGAAAATCATCATATAATCAAGGGCTTTCCTGGCATTTTTACCAAACATGGTGCCGTGCCCCGGGAAGAAATCTAATAAGTGATGAGTCGGGTCGTGCAAGCGTTGCCAGCAGATTGGCAATCACCTGCTGTCATAAATCAGAATGAGCTTTCAATATGCCCAAGATGAAAACGAAACGGGGCGCCGCGAAGCGCTTCAAGGTTCGTGCTAGCGGATCCATCAAGCGGGGTCAGGCGTTCAAGCGTCACATCCTTACCAAGAAAACGACCAAGAGCAAGCGCCAGTTGCGCGGCTCGGCCGCAGTGCACAAAACCAATGTTGCCTCGGTCAAGGCAATGATGCCTTTCGCTTGATTAACGGAGATCCACTATGCCTCGCGTAAAACGCGGCGTTACTGCCCGTGCTCGTCACAAAAAAGTTATTAAAGCAGCTAAAGGTTATCGCGGTCGCCGCGGTAATGTATTCCGGGTCGCCAAGCAGGCGGTCATGCGTGCCGGTCAGTATGCTTACCGCGACCGCCGCAACAAGAAACGCACGTTCCGTGCTCTTTGGATCACGCGTATCAATGCGGCTTGCCGTGAACTCGGTGTTTCTTACAGCGTGTTCATCGCCGGTACGAAAAAAGCCTCTATTGAATTGGATCGTAAAGTACTGGCCGACATGGCTGTGCACGACAAAGCCGGTTTTGCCGCCGTCGTTGCTCAAGCTAAATCCGCTTTAGCTGCCTGATCGATTTCGATTCTGTATTGCTGCGAACGGGGCTCGATCTGGGCTCCGTTTGCATTTGGAAAAGCGATAATTCATGACTCCTCCGCTTGATGACCTGATCGTTCAGGCAAAAGAACGATTTGCCGAAGCCACCGATGCCGCGGCACTCGAGAATGCAAAAGCCAAGTTTCTGGGCAAGCAGGGTGCCTTGACGGCGCTGCTCAAAGGCCTGGCGCAGCTCGATCCCGAACAGAAGCGCGCCGAAGGCGCACGCATCAACCAGCTCAAGCAACAGATCGAGGAATTGCTGAACCAGCGGCGCAGTGCCATGGCGCAAGCCGATCTCGACAAACGTCTGGCTTCCGAGACCATCGATGTGTCCCTGCCAGGGCGTGGTCGCGGGATTGGCGGCATTCACCCTGTCATTCAAACATGGCAGCGGGTCGAGGCGATTTTCAGCTCGATCGGGTTCGATGTGGCCGATGGCCCTGAAATCGAAAACGACTGGACCAATTTCACCGCGCTGAACAATCCGGAAAACCATCCCGCGCGATCGATGCAGGACACGTTTTACGTCGATATGCAGGACGAGCATGGTTTGCCGCTGTTGCTGCGTACGCACACCAGCCCCATGCAGGTGCGCTATGCGCGCATGCACAAGCCTCCCATCAAGGTGATAGCGCCGGGACGCACCTATCGCGTCGACAGCGATGCGACTCACTCGCCCATGTTTCATCAGGTCGAGGGCTTGTGGATAGCTGAAGATATTTCCTTTGCCGACTTGAAGGGCGTCTACACCGACTTCCTGCGGGCGTTTTTTGAAACCGATGATCTGTCGGTGCGTTTTCGTCCTTCGTTCTTTCCGTTTACCGAACCCTCGGCCGAGATCGACATGATGTTCACGTCAGGCCCGAACCAGGGCCGCTGGCTTGAAATATCGGGCTCTGGCCAGGTTCACCCGGAAGTGGTGCGCAATTTCGGGCTGGATCCCGAACGTTATATAGGTTTTGCTTTTGGCTCTGGGCTGGAGCGTCTGACCATGCTGCGCTACGGCGTCAATGACCTGCGCCAGTTCTTTGAAGGCGACCTGCGTTTCCTGCGCCAGTTCAATCGCTAGCGCCGCCTGGCGTCCCGCTGTTCTATACGTTAAACGAACCACGACACATTATGCAATTTCCAGAATCTTGGCTGCGCACTATCTCCAATCCCGATCTCAATACCGAGGCTTTGGCGCATCGCCTGACTATGGCGGGACTCGAGGTCGAAGAGACTCGGCCGGTTGCGCCGCCGTTCAGCGGCATTGTGGTGGCTCATATCGCCGGCATCGCGCCGCACCCCAATGCCGACAAGCTGCGCGTGTGCCAGGTCGACGATGGCTCGGGCTCATTGTTGCAAATCGTCTGCGGCGCTCCCAATGCGGCTGCGGGACTTAAAGTTCCGTTGGCCCGTATCGGAGCCGAGTTGCCGGGCGGGATGAAAATCGGCAAAGCAAAAATGCGCGGAGTGGAATCAGCCGGCATGTTGTGTTCCGCGCGGGAATTGGGTTTGTCGCAGGATCACGCGGGCCTGCTCGAACTCGACGCCGATGCGGTGGTGGGAAAGTCCTTGCGCGAGGCATTGGATCTGGATGACACATTGTTCACCCTGAAACTCACGCCAAATAGGGCCGATTGCCTTTCGATCCTGGGCGTGGCGCGCGAAGTTTCCGCGCTGACCGGCGCACCCATGGTTCCCCCGACTTTCGAGCCCGTAGCCGTAACGCTGGCGGACCGTTTGCCGGTGTCGGTGCAAGCCCCCGATTTGTGCGGCAGGTTTGCCGGCCGCATTCTGCGAGGCGTGAATGCACGGGCTGCCACGCCGGCCTGGATGAAAGCGCGCCTGGAACGCGCCGGCCAGCGTTCGATTTCCGCTTTGGTCGATATTTCCAATTACATCATGCTGGAACTGGGCCGCCCTACGCATGTATTCGATTTGCAGCGCATACAGGGCGGCTTGACGGTGCGTTGGGCGCGCCAGGGCGAATCGCTGGAACTGCTGAATGGGCAGACGGTAGCCCTGGATACCGATGTGGGGGTCATCACCGCGGGCGATGCAGTCGAAAGCCTGGCGGGCATCATGGGCGGCGAAGCTACGGCCGTAACCCTGGATACCCGCGATATCTATCTTGAGGCGGCGTTCTGGTGGCCGCAAGCCATCATGGGCCGCGCGCGGCGCTACAAGTTCAGCTCCGAAGCCAGCCATCGCTTCGAGCGCGGGGTGGATTTCGAATCGGTGGTGGAACATCTTGAACGCATGACGCGGCTGTTGCTGGATATTTGCGGCGGCCAGGTGGGTCCCATCGACGATCAAATTATAAATTTGCCGGCTCGCGAGCCGGTCAAAATGCGCCTCGATCGTTGCCACCGCGTACTGGGCATTCCTGTCGGGCAAGCGGAAATCGAGCGGATTTTCAATAGCCTGGGCCTGGCATTCACGGTGCAGGACGGCACGTTTGTCGTGACGCCGCCCTCATATCGTTTCGATTTGTTCATCGAAGAGGATTTGATTGAAGAGGTGGCAAGGATTTATGGGTTCGAGCGCATTCCCGATTTGCCGCCCGTGGCGCGTGCCCAAATGCGCGCAGCCCCAGAAACACTGCGCGGACCGCACGCCTTGCGCCAAAGCATGGCCGACCTGGATTACCAGGAAGTCATCAATTTTTCATTTGTCGAAGATGCCTGGGAACGCGATTATGCGGCGAACGTCGACCCAATCAGACTGCTCAATCCTATAGCCAGCCAATTGGCCGTAATGCGTTCGAGCCTGATCGGCGGCCTGGTGGC
This genomic window contains:
- a CDS encoding CaiB/BaiF CoA-transferase family protein, with product MKPLERFTVLDLTRVRSGPAAVRQFADWGANVIKIEDPSLKEDDKPGGSAQVADYQNTHRNKKSITLNLKHPQGKALFLELVKKADVVVENYRPSVKHQLGIDYESLKKINPRIVYASVSGFGQDGPYSKRPGLDQIAQGIGGMMSVTGEPGRGPMRAGIPVADLTAGLFCAIGIFIALLEREQSGEGQWVQTSLLQSQVWMMDFQAMRWLMKKEIPAQSGNDHPTSSPTGVFPTQNGHMNIAAMGNDMFARLCKVIGAEELTSDARFVTVPLRAANRKALAEAIAQRTQSRPTEEWIALMNSEGVPCGPILTMDQTFQNEQVRHLEMAQHVKHPKLGDIQIMGQAVKFSRSTTGELTPAPEQGEHNDQIFASLGLSPEQIKTLKVDGVI
- a CDS encoding TauD/TfdA family dioxygenase, which produces MKIRKIAGALGAEISNIDLSAGLGPAQAGDIRQALLDHQVIFLREQDLTPQQFLDFARAMGEPVEYPFVRGIEGFPQIIEVKKLENEKVNFGGVWHSDTTYLEVPPMGSMLLSREVPPYGGDTLFANQQLAYETLSDTMKGLLDGLIGISTSAKADVSRTREDRIRTDGKNDIRQDYIAEHPIVRTHPETGRKSLYVNIAHTAGIKGMTDEESTPILQFLFQHQIRPEFTCRFVWTRHAIAFWDNRCAMHNPVNDYHGFRRSMLRITLKGDRPR
- a CDS encoding YifB family Mg chelatase-like AAA ATPase, which translates into the protein MSLAVLASRALYGLEALPVRVEVHVGPGLPAFNVVGLPDTGVRESRERVRSAIISSGLEFPAGRITVNLAPADLPKESGRFDLPIALGVLLASGQVSVSDGGASGAAAEIDLSGYVFAGELSLTGAVVSVGAPLAIALAVARTEPSACLVLPTACAGVAARVPGLTVLAASSLLDVVAHFSGMANLPVAQAAVLPAGTPKAPCLSDVRGQTMARRALEIAAAGGHSLLMAGPPGTGKSMLAHRLPGLLPRLNSQQALEVAALSSISGREHSISNFPPFRAPHHSASAAALVGGGMYPKPGEISMAHHGVLFLDELPEFERRVLESLREPIETGWVSIARSSRTLMFPASFQLIAAMNPCPCGWLGHKRMRCVCSPDRIEKYRGKLSGPLLDRIDLQIALVAADGDWLEAPVGEASEPVRERVERCRERQIMRQAQPNAKLGVGDLDTYCVLEEGAKTLLKQAMLRWNWSARVVHRVLRVARTLADLSSLEVIGAMHIAEAIQYRQPWGSRPHD
- the rpmI gene encoding 50S ribosomal protein L35 encodes the protein MPKMKTKRGAAKRFKVRASGSIKRGQAFKRHILTKKTTKSKRQLRGSAAVHKTNVASVKAMMPFA
- the rplT gene encoding 50S ribosomal protein L20, which codes for MPRVKRGVTARARHKKVIKAAKGYRGRRGNVFRVAKQAVMRAGQYAYRDRRNKKRTFRALWITRINAACRELGVSYSVFIAGTKKASIELDRKVLADMAVHDKAGFAAVVAQAKSALAA
- the pheS gene encoding phenylalanine--tRNA ligase subunit alpha, whose product is MTPPLDDLIVQAKERFAEATDAAALENAKAKFLGKQGALTALLKGLAQLDPEQKRAEGARINQLKQQIEELLNQRRSAMAQADLDKRLASETIDVSLPGRGRGIGGIHPVIQTWQRVEAIFSSIGFDVADGPEIENDWTNFTALNNPENHPARSMQDTFYVDMQDEHGLPLLLRTHTSPMQVRYARMHKPPIKVIAPGRTYRVDSDATHSPMFHQVEGLWIAEDISFADLKGVYTDFLRAFFETDDLSVRFRPSFFPFTEPSAEIDMMFTSGPNQGRWLEISGSGQVHPEVVRNFGLDPERYIGFAFGSGLERLTMLRYGVNDLRQFFEGDLRFLRQFNR
- the pheT gene encoding phenylalanine--tRNA ligase subunit beta → MQFPESWLRTISNPDLNTEALAHRLTMAGLEVEETRPVAPPFSGIVVAHIAGIAPHPNADKLRVCQVDDGSGSLLQIVCGAPNAAAGLKVPLARIGAELPGGMKIGKAKMRGVESAGMLCSARELGLSQDHAGLLELDADAVVGKSLREALDLDDTLFTLKLTPNRADCLSILGVAREVSALTGAPMVPPTFEPVAVTLADRLPVSVQAPDLCGRFAGRILRGVNARAATPAWMKARLERAGQRSISALVDISNYIMLELGRPTHVFDLQRIQGGLTVRWARQGESLELLNGQTVALDTDVGVITAGDAVESLAGIMGGEATAVTLDTRDIYLEAAFWWPQAIMGRARRYKFSSEASHRFERGVDFESVVEHLERMTRLLLDICGGQVGPIDDQIINLPAREPVKMRLDRCHRVLGIPVGQAEIERIFNSLGLAFTVQDGTFVVTPPSYRFDLFIEEDLIEEVARIYGFERIPDLPPVARAQMRAAPETLRGPHALRQSMADLDYQEVINFSFVEDAWERDYAANVDPIRLLNPIASQLAVMRSSLIGGLVANIRHNVNRKQSRVRVFELGRVFMRDAAVSNGDLAVAGVRQPQHLAGAAWGPAVEEQWGVPTRQIDFHDVKKDVEILLGAQVADLRCVPEAHPALHPGRSARLLLRGHSIGWMGELHPRWVQQAELNHAPVVFEVDVAAISTTRLPAPVELSRQPVVVRDLAVWADAGVAYRDLLDTLAQTIASDANLAIVKDIRLFDVWRDKSAQADAAEKSLAFRFWLQDPEVTLDDARVEQCINRLLEALISAHGVRQRA